The Chrysemys picta bellii isolate R12L10 chromosome 5, ASM1138683v2, whole genome shotgun sequence genome includes a window with the following:
- the CCT7 gene encoding T-complex protein 1 subunit eta isoform X1, which yields MLSFQPTPVILLKEGTDTSQGIPQLLSNISACQVIAEAVRTTLGPRGMDKLIVDDRGKATISNDGATILKLLDVVHPAAKTLVDIAKSQDAEVGDGTTSVTMLAAEFLKQVKPYVEEGVHPQIIIRAFRTATELAVKKIKEIAVTVKKEDKAEQRSLLEKCAATALNSKLISQQKDFFSRMVVDAVMMLDELLQLKMIGIKKVQGGALEESQLVAGVAFKKTFSYAGFEMQPKKYKSPKIALLNIELELKAEKDNAEVRVNNVKDYQAIVDAEWSILYDKLDKIHKSGAKVVLSKLPIGDVATQYFADRDMFCAGRVPEEDLKRTMMACGGSIQTSVGALTDDVLGRCELFEETQIGGERYNFFTGCPKAKTCTLLLRGGAEQFMEETERSLHDAIMIVRRAIKNDSIVAGGGAIEMELSKYLRDYSRTIPGKQQLLIGAYAKALEIIPRQLCDNAGFDATNILNKLRAKHAQGGMWYGVDINNEDIADNFEAYVWEPAVVRINALTAASEAACLIVSVDETIKNPRSTVDAPAGGRGRGRGRPHNH from the exons ATGTTGTCTTTTCAGCCCACACCAGTTATCTTGTTGAAGGAAGGCACAGATACCTCCCAAGGAATTCCCCAGCTTCTCAGTAACATCAGTGCTTGCCAGGTTATTGCAGAAGCTGTTCGCACCACCCTTGGCCCCCGGGGCATGGACAAACTTATTGTGGATGACAGAG GGAAAGCAACTATCTCAAATGATGGCGCCACAATCCTGAAACTTCTTGATGTCGTCCACCCTGCTGCTAAGACATTAGTGGACATTGCCAAATCTCAGGATGCAGAG GTTGGCGATGGCACGACCTCTGTGACTATGCTAGCTGCAGAATTCCTGAAACAAGTGAAGCCCTACGTGGAGGAAGGTGTGCATCCTCAGATCATCATCCGGGCCTTCCGCACTGCAACCGAGCTG GCTGTAAAGAAGATCAAAGAGATTGCAGTGACGGTGAAGAAGGAAGATAAAGC CGAGCAAAGAAGTCTGCTGGAGAAATGTGCAGCCACAGCCCTCAACTCCAAGCTGATCTCCCAGCAGAAGGACTTCTTCTCCCGGATGGTGGTAGATGCCGTCATGATGCTTGATGAGTTGTTGCAGCTCAAAATGATTGGAATAAAGAAGGTGCAGGGAGGTGCCCTGGAA GAGTCCCAGCTGGTGGCCGGAGTTGCCTTTAAGAAAACATTCTCTTATGCCGGGTTTGAGATGCAGCCGAAAAAGTACAAGTCCCCCAAGATCGCTCTGCTGAACATCGAGCTAGAGCTCAAAGCAGAGAAAGACAATGCTGAAGTGAGAGTCAACAACGTGAAG GATTACCAGGCCATTGTGGATGCAGAGTGGAGCATCTTGTATGACAAGTTAGACAAAATCCACAAGTCGGGAGCCAAAGTCGTCTTGTCCAAACTTCCGATTGGTGACGTAGCTACTCAGTACTTTGCAGACAGGGACATGTTTTGTGCTGGTCGAGTTCCGGAAGAAGATCTCAAAAGGACTATGATG GCCTGTGGTGGGTCTATTCAGACAAGCGTTGGTGCCCTGACAGATGATGTTCTGGGACGGTGTGAACTCTTCGAGGAGACCCAGATtggaggagagag GTACAACTTCTTCACAGGCTGTCCAAAGGCCAAGACTTGCACGCTCCTGTTGCGAGGAGGTGCAGAGCAGTTTATGGAAGAGACTGAGCGGTCCCTGCATGATGCCATCATGATAGTCAGGAGAGCAATCAAG AACGACTCCATTGTTGCTGGCGGTGGGGCTATAGAGATGGAACTTTCGAAATACCTCCGGGACTACTCCAGGACCATTCCAGGCAAACAGCAGTTGCTGATAGGCGCTTACGCTAAAGCCCTTGAGATCATTCCACGCCAGCTCTGTGACAATGCCGGCTTTGATGCCACCAACATTCTGAACAAACTGAGAGCCAAACATGCACAG GGAGGTATGTGGTACGGCGTGGACATCAACAACGAAGATATCGCCGATAATTTTGAAGCCTACGTGTGGGAGCCGGCCGTTGTGCGCATCAACGCTCTGACGGCGGCGTCTGAGGCTGCTTGCCTGATCGTGTCTGTAGATGAAACCATCAAGAATCCCCGTTCTACAGTAGACGCCCCTGCTGGTGggcggggcagaggcaggggcagGCCACACAACCACTGA
- the CCT7 gene encoding T-complex protein 1 subunit eta isoform X2 codes for MMPTPVILLKEGTDTSQGIPQLLSNISACQVIAEAVRTTLGPRGMDKLIVDDRGKATISNDGATILKLLDVVHPAAKTLVDIAKSQDAEVGDGTTSVTMLAAEFLKQVKPYVEEGVHPQIIIRAFRTATELAVKKIKEIAVTVKKEDKAEQRSLLEKCAATALNSKLISQQKDFFSRMVVDAVMMLDELLQLKMIGIKKVQGGALEESQLVAGVAFKKTFSYAGFEMQPKKYKSPKIALLNIELELKAEKDNAEVRVNNVKDYQAIVDAEWSILYDKLDKIHKSGAKVVLSKLPIGDVATQYFADRDMFCAGRVPEEDLKRTMMACGGSIQTSVGALTDDVLGRCELFEETQIGGERYNFFTGCPKAKTCTLLLRGGAEQFMEETERSLHDAIMIVRRAIKNDSIVAGGGAIEMELSKYLRDYSRTIPGKQQLLIGAYAKALEIIPRQLCDNAGFDATNILNKLRAKHAQGGMWYGVDINNEDIADNFEAYVWEPAVVRINALTAASEAACLIVSVDETIKNPRSTVDAPAGGRGRGRGRPHNH; via the exons ATGATG CCCACACCAGTTATCTTGTTGAAGGAAGGCACAGATACCTCCCAAGGAATTCCCCAGCTTCTCAGTAACATCAGTGCTTGCCAGGTTATTGCAGAAGCTGTTCGCACCACCCTTGGCCCCCGGGGCATGGACAAACTTATTGTGGATGACAGAG GGAAAGCAACTATCTCAAATGATGGCGCCACAATCCTGAAACTTCTTGATGTCGTCCACCCTGCTGCTAAGACATTAGTGGACATTGCCAAATCTCAGGATGCAGAG GTTGGCGATGGCACGACCTCTGTGACTATGCTAGCTGCAGAATTCCTGAAACAAGTGAAGCCCTACGTGGAGGAAGGTGTGCATCCTCAGATCATCATCCGGGCCTTCCGCACTGCAACCGAGCTG GCTGTAAAGAAGATCAAAGAGATTGCAGTGACGGTGAAGAAGGAAGATAAAGC CGAGCAAAGAAGTCTGCTGGAGAAATGTGCAGCCACAGCCCTCAACTCCAAGCTGATCTCCCAGCAGAAGGACTTCTTCTCCCGGATGGTGGTAGATGCCGTCATGATGCTTGATGAGTTGTTGCAGCTCAAAATGATTGGAATAAAGAAGGTGCAGGGAGGTGCCCTGGAA GAGTCCCAGCTGGTGGCCGGAGTTGCCTTTAAGAAAACATTCTCTTATGCCGGGTTTGAGATGCAGCCGAAAAAGTACAAGTCCCCCAAGATCGCTCTGCTGAACATCGAGCTAGAGCTCAAAGCAGAGAAAGACAATGCTGAAGTGAGAGTCAACAACGTGAAG GATTACCAGGCCATTGTGGATGCAGAGTGGAGCATCTTGTATGACAAGTTAGACAAAATCCACAAGTCGGGAGCCAAAGTCGTCTTGTCCAAACTTCCGATTGGTGACGTAGCTACTCAGTACTTTGCAGACAGGGACATGTTTTGTGCTGGTCGAGTTCCGGAAGAAGATCTCAAAAGGACTATGATG GCCTGTGGTGGGTCTATTCAGACAAGCGTTGGTGCCCTGACAGATGATGTTCTGGGACGGTGTGAACTCTTCGAGGAGACCCAGATtggaggagagag GTACAACTTCTTCACAGGCTGTCCAAAGGCCAAGACTTGCACGCTCCTGTTGCGAGGAGGTGCAGAGCAGTTTATGGAAGAGACTGAGCGGTCCCTGCATGATGCCATCATGATAGTCAGGAGAGCAATCAAG AACGACTCCATTGTTGCTGGCGGTGGGGCTATAGAGATGGAACTTTCGAAATACCTCCGGGACTACTCCAGGACCATTCCAGGCAAACAGCAGTTGCTGATAGGCGCTTACGCTAAAGCCCTTGAGATCATTCCACGCCAGCTCTGTGACAATGCCGGCTTTGATGCCACCAACATTCTGAACAAACTGAGAGCCAAACATGCACAG GGAGGTATGTGGTACGGCGTGGACATCAACAACGAAGATATCGCCGATAATTTTGAAGCCTACGTGTGGGAGCCGGCCGTTGTGCGCATCAACGCTCTGACGGCGGCGTCTGAGGCTGCTTGCCTGATCGTGTCTGTAGATGAAACCATCAAGAATCCCCGTTCTACAGTAGACGCCCCTGCTGGTGggcggggcagaggcaggggcagGCCACACAACCACTGA